From one Planococcus citri chromosome 3, ihPlaCitr1.1, whole genome shotgun sequence genomic stretch:
- the LOC135838469 gene encoding eukaryotic translation initiation factor 4B-like isoform X2 has product MSSGKGKKKAKWKQVALEDILPNTDFRPSQSWADEVEDELSEYTIKKITSINLPTAPRAATDLVIDESKINPNGPFMAYLSNLPYEITEDDIAQHFNELKIANIQLPKDNRYDRMKGFGYVEFKDKSSLLTALNEGELTLKNRLVRISLPNEDDNRNDRNSRSGNVSFSRRDVSDRIEGSEKNLGEWRAAAPIPHDPDKGFTRPGGRDEAGGGRPFREARPFDPEPSGSFSRGGGGFRDRERDRDRDRDRDRDRDRDRDFDGRSNDRGGNRIFGKKYDRDDRGGGGGSRMGFGRKPFEPREEREFVRREVPASAPEKDEPKSRPKLDIQPRTKPLEPSSVPDALPSSIFGGAKPVDTLKREMEIEAKLSAVTSQPTGTRSRGSSPPPVSTPMSNRSRSSSVSSNRHDNDNADTAYESHQTGQSDNESKDSSSYPKNDDNSGAKQNEFKEPQPPPPKNVWEQRKSKAQAATATVDSNISDASSSVIEKSDAYESSDTHVVEDRSQPEPTAWRRPQPEQQPQPAAESRVPSTSDEIYQRPTGRTHTTSDDDFIRYEPDHFTNPDSQSSNRGSDRDRGGRYNDSKFNFGRDRDRDRDRDRDGRGGGRDNRRENRGRRPDNGGQFRREDRRDDNQYGGGRSSDSKWSSFGSSRGRNGGPRRGGGLDRDRDRDRDRDNGFYRGGDSRNNDSGASFSNRSSCSSSTTNLRDDDRYEARRHDERLNDRDDDRRPSQSSGTSATAAAASADDRLKIVDDDNANRKTVENGNENGVGIDSSEDAATKSNESISTNEQSELNDNSFSCSKNRKKDKKKKRDGDDSDANDKPRSQKDEKKKSVDNQLNDKTNIKNNGKNKDKNPKKPRDLRDDAAPLPKAKEEKAPNFQDSNRFLFLENDD; this is encoded by the exons ATGTCTTCGG gtaaaggtaaaaaaaaggcaaaatggaAGCAAGTAGCCTTGGaagatattttaccaaatacAGATTTTCGTCCGTCGCAAAGTTGGGCCGACGAAGTCGAAGATGAATTGAGCG agtACACGATTAAAAAGATCACTTCTATCAATTTACCTACCGCTCCACGTGCAGCGACTGATTTGGTCATAGATGAAAGTAAAATTAATCCTAATGGACCTTTCATGGCATATTTATCGAATCTTCCGTATGAAATTACGGAAGACGATATCGCCCAGCATTTCAATGAACTCAAG ATTGCTAATATACAACTACCGAAAGACAATCGTTATGATCGTATGAAAGGATTCGGATACGTTGAATTCAAAGATAAATCCAGTCTTTTAACCGCGCTCAATGAGGGCGAATTG ACGTTGAAAAACCGTCTAGTTCGAATATCATTGCCGAACGAGGATGACAATCGCAACGATAGAAATTCACGTTCGGGCAATGTGTCATTTTCGCGGCGCGATGTCTCCGATCGAATCGAAGGCAGCGAAAAGAACTTGGGAGAATGGCGAGCAGCCGCTCCAATTCCTCACGATCCAGATAAGG GATTCACTCGTCCAGGAGGAAGAGACGAGGCCGGTGGTGGAAGACCGTTTCGCGAAGCTAGACCTTTCGATCCGGAACCCAGCGGATCGTTTTCAAGAGGCGGTGGTGGTTTCCGCGACCGCGAACGTGATCGAGATCGAGACCGTGACCGTGATCGTGACCGCGATCGCGATCGGGATTTCGATGGTCGCTCCAACGACCGCGGCGGTAATCGAATATTTGGCAAGAAATACGATCGCGATGAtcgcggcggcggtggcggtaGTCGTATGGGGTTCGGTCGTAAACCATTCGAACCTCGAGAAGAACGAGAATTCGTTAGACGCGAAGTTCCCGCTTCTGCTCCTGAAAAAG ATGAGCCAAAGTCTAGACCGAAGTTAGATATACAGCCGCGTACCAAACCACTAGAACCTAGTAGTGTACCGGATGCGCTTCCGTCGTCCATATTTGGCGGCGCTAAACCCGTCGATACGCTTAAACGTGAGATGGAAATCGAAGCTAAACTCAGCGCAGTCACTTCGCAGCCGACGGGAACGCGTAGTCGCGGATCGTCGCCGCCTCCTGTCTCGACACCGATGTCGAATAGATCGAGATCGTCGTCGGTATCGAGTAATAG ACACGATAACGATAACGCAGATACTGCCTACGAATCGCACCAAACCGGTCAGTCCGATAACGAATCCAAAGATTCGTCGTCGTATCCGAAGAACGACGATAATTCCGGCGCTAAACAAAACGAATTCAAAGAGCCTCAGCCTCCGCCGCCGAAAAATGTCTGGGAGCAGCGTAAGAGCAAAGCTCAAGCAGCTACTGCTACCGTCGATAGCAATATTTCCGACGCTTCGTCGTCTGTGATC GAAAAATCTGACGCTTACGAATCGAGCGATACGCACGTTGTTGAAGATCGATCTCAACCCGAACCCACGGCCTGGAGGCGGCCTCAGCCCGAACAGCAGCCACAGCCGGCCGCCGAAAGCCGCGTACCGTCTACGTCCGACGAAATCTATCAACGTCCGACCGGCCGAACGCACACGACGTCGGACGACGACTTCATACGTTACGAGCCGGATCACTTCACGAATCCAGACTCGCAGTCTTCGAATCGCGGAAGCGATCGCGATCGTGGCGGTCGTTACAACGATAGTAAATTCAATTTCGGTCGCGACCGCGATCGAGACCGAGACCGTGACCGCGACGGTCGTGGAGGAGGTCGCGATAATCGGCGTGAAAATCGCGGTCGAAGACCCGATAACGGCGGCCAATTTCGAAGAGAAGACCGACGAGACGATAATCAATACGGCGGCGGTCGATCGTCCGACTCGAAATGGAGCAGTTTCGGCAGCAGCAGAGGGCGCAACGGCGGTCCTCGTAGGGGTGGTGGCCTCGATCGCGACCGAGACCGTGATCGCGACCGCGATAACGGATTTTACCGCGGCGGTGATAGTAGAAATAACGATAGCGGCGCTAGTTTCAGCAATAGATCTTCGTGCTCGTCGTCGACCACCAATCTGAGGGACGACGACAGATACGAAGCTCGCAGACACGACGAAAGACTGAACGACAGAGACGACGATCGAAGGCCCAGTCAGTCATCGGGCACCAGCGcgaccgccgccgccgcctcgGCCGACGATAGATTGAAAATCGTAGACGACGATAACGCGAATAGGAAAACCGTCGAGAACGGTAACGAAAACGGCGTCGGGATCGATTCGTCCGAAGACGCGGCCACAAAGTCGAACGAAAGTATTTCCACTAACGAACAGTCCGAATTAAATGATAACTCGTTTAGCTGTAGTAAGAATCGCAAAAAGGATAAGAAGAAGAAACGCGACGGCGACGATAGCGACGCCAACGATAAGCCGAGAAGTCAGAAAGACGAGAAGAAGAAAAGCGTCG ataATCAACTCAATGATAAAACGAATATCAAGAATAACGGAAAGAATAAAGACAAGAATCCGAAGAAACCTCG CGATTTACGTGACGATGCTGCCCCATTGCCGAAAGCTAAAGAAGAAAAAGCGCCG aaTTTCCAAGAttcgaatcgatttttattCCTCGAAAACGATGATTAA
- the LOC135838469 gene encoding eukaryotic translation initiation factor 4B-like isoform X1 yields MSSGKGKKKAKWKQVALEDILPNTDFRPSQSWADEVEDELSEYTIKKITSINLPTAPRAATDLVIDESKINPNGPFMAYLSNLPYEITEDDIAQHFNELKIANIQLPKDNRYDRMKGFGYVEFKDKSSLLTALNEGELTLKNRLVRISLPNEDDNRNDRNSRSGNVSFSRRDVSDRIEGSEKNLGEWRAAAPIPHDPDKGFTRPGGRDEAGGGRPFREARPFDPEPSGSFSRGGGGFRDRERDRDRDRDRDRDRDRDRDFDGRSNDRGGNRIFGKKYDRDDRGGGGGSRMGFGRKPFEPREEREFVRREVPASAPEKDEPKSRPKLDIQPRTKPLEPSSVPDALPSSIFGGAKPVDTLKREMEIEAKLSAVTSQPTGTRSRGSSPPPVSTPMSNRSRSSSVSSNRRHDNDNADTAYESHQTGQSDNESKDSSSYPKNDDNSGAKQNEFKEPQPPPPKNVWEQRKSKAQAATATVDSNISDASSSVIEKSDAYESSDTHVVEDRSQPEPTAWRRPQPEQQPQPAAESRVPSTSDEIYQRPTGRTHTTSDDDFIRYEPDHFTNPDSQSSNRGSDRDRGGRYNDSKFNFGRDRDRDRDRDRDGRGGGRDNRRENRGRRPDNGGQFRREDRRDDNQYGGGRSSDSKWSSFGSSRGRNGGPRRGGGLDRDRDRDRDRDNGFYRGGDSRNNDSGASFSNRSSCSSSTTNLRDDDRYEARRHDERLNDRDDDRRPSQSSGTSATAAAASADDRLKIVDDDNANRKTVENGNENGVGIDSSEDAATKSNESISTNEQSELNDNSFSCSKNRKKDKKKKRDGDDSDANDKPRSQKDEKKKSVDNQLNDKTNIKNNGKNKDKNPKKPRDLRDDAAPLPKAKEEKAPNFQDSNRFLFLENDD; encoded by the exons ATGTCTTCGG gtaaaggtaaaaaaaaggcaaaatggaAGCAAGTAGCCTTGGaagatattttaccaaatacAGATTTTCGTCCGTCGCAAAGTTGGGCCGACGAAGTCGAAGATGAATTGAGCG agtACACGATTAAAAAGATCACTTCTATCAATTTACCTACCGCTCCACGTGCAGCGACTGATTTGGTCATAGATGAAAGTAAAATTAATCCTAATGGACCTTTCATGGCATATTTATCGAATCTTCCGTATGAAATTACGGAAGACGATATCGCCCAGCATTTCAATGAACTCAAG ATTGCTAATATACAACTACCGAAAGACAATCGTTATGATCGTATGAAAGGATTCGGATACGTTGAATTCAAAGATAAATCCAGTCTTTTAACCGCGCTCAATGAGGGCGAATTG ACGTTGAAAAACCGTCTAGTTCGAATATCATTGCCGAACGAGGATGACAATCGCAACGATAGAAATTCACGTTCGGGCAATGTGTCATTTTCGCGGCGCGATGTCTCCGATCGAATCGAAGGCAGCGAAAAGAACTTGGGAGAATGGCGAGCAGCCGCTCCAATTCCTCACGATCCAGATAAGG GATTCACTCGTCCAGGAGGAAGAGACGAGGCCGGTGGTGGAAGACCGTTTCGCGAAGCTAGACCTTTCGATCCGGAACCCAGCGGATCGTTTTCAAGAGGCGGTGGTGGTTTCCGCGACCGCGAACGTGATCGAGATCGAGACCGTGACCGTGATCGTGACCGCGATCGCGATCGGGATTTCGATGGTCGCTCCAACGACCGCGGCGGTAATCGAATATTTGGCAAGAAATACGATCGCGATGAtcgcggcggcggtggcggtaGTCGTATGGGGTTCGGTCGTAAACCATTCGAACCTCGAGAAGAACGAGAATTCGTTAGACGCGAAGTTCCCGCTTCTGCTCCTGAAAAAG ATGAGCCAAAGTCTAGACCGAAGTTAGATATACAGCCGCGTACCAAACCACTAGAACCTAGTAGTGTACCGGATGCGCTTCCGTCGTCCATATTTGGCGGCGCTAAACCCGTCGATACGCTTAAACGTGAGATGGAAATCGAAGCTAAACTCAGCGCAGTCACTTCGCAGCCGACGGGAACGCGTAGTCGCGGATCGTCGCCGCCTCCTGTCTCGACACCGATGTCGAATAGATCGAGATCGTCGTCGGTATCGAGTAATAG AAGACACGATAACGATAACGCAGATACTGCCTACGAATCGCACCAAACCGGTCAGTCCGATAACGAATCCAAAGATTCGTCGTCGTATCCGAAGAACGACGATAATTCCGGCGCTAAACAAAACGAATTCAAAGAGCCTCAGCCTCCGCCGCCGAAAAATGTCTGGGAGCAGCGTAAGAGCAAAGCTCAAGCAGCTACTGCTACCGTCGATAGCAATATTTCCGACGCTTCGTCGTCTGTGATC GAAAAATCTGACGCTTACGAATCGAGCGATACGCACGTTGTTGAAGATCGATCTCAACCCGAACCCACGGCCTGGAGGCGGCCTCAGCCCGAACAGCAGCCACAGCCGGCCGCCGAAAGCCGCGTACCGTCTACGTCCGACGAAATCTATCAACGTCCGACCGGCCGAACGCACACGACGTCGGACGACGACTTCATACGTTACGAGCCGGATCACTTCACGAATCCAGACTCGCAGTCTTCGAATCGCGGAAGCGATCGCGATCGTGGCGGTCGTTACAACGATAGTAAATTCAATTTCGGTCGCGACCGCGATCGAGACCGAGACCGTGACCGCGACGGTCGTGGAGGAGGTCGCGATAATCGGCGTGAAAATCGCGGTCGAAGACCCGATAACGGCGGCCAATTTCGAAGAGAAGACCGACGAGACGATAATCAATACGGCGGCGGTCGATCGTCCGACTCGAAATGGAGCAGTTTCGGCAGCAGCAGAGGGCGCAACGGCGGTCCTCGTAGGGGTGGTGGCCTCGATCGCGACCGAGACCGTGATCGCGACCGCGATAACGGATTTTACCGCGGCGGTGATAGTAGAAATAACGATAGCGGCGCTAGTTTCAGCAATAGATCTTCGTGCTCGTCGTCGACCACCAATCTGAGGGACGACGACAGATACGAAGCTCGCAGACACGACGAAAGACTGAACGACAGAGACGACGATCGAAGGCCCAGTCAGTCATCGGGCACCAGCGcgaccgccgccgccgcctcgGCCGACGATAGATTGAAAATCGTAGACGACGATAACGCGAATAGGAAAACCGTCGAGAACGGTAACGAAAACGGCGTCGGGATCGATTCGTCCGAAGACGCGGCCACAAAGTCGAACGAAAGTATTTCCACTAACGAACAGTCCGAATTAAATGATAACTCGTTTAGCTGTAGTAAGAATCGCAAAAAGGATAAGAAGAAGAAACGCGACGGCGACGATAGCGACGCCAACGATAAGCCGAGAAGTCAGAAAGACGAGAAGAAGAAAAGCGTCG ataATCAACTCAATGATAAAACGAATATCAAGAATAACGGAAAGAATAAAGACAAGAATCCGAAGAAACCTCG CGATTTACGTGACGATGCTGCCCCATTGCCGAAAGCTAAAGAAGAAAAAGCGCCG aaTTTCCAAGAttcgaatcgatttttattCCTCGAAAACGATGATTAA
- the Mcm6 gene encoding DNA replication licensing factor Mcm6 codes for MDVSDVRTGFTKHRDDVGIKCQKLFQDFLEEFTEDGENKYGKPMAELEKMERNCLEVSFDDVERYNQNLATTIIEEYYRVYPYLCQALANVVKDRAKEKLDKEYYVSLVDVPSRHKVRELKSVRIGTLIRISGQVVRTHPVHPELISGTFICLDCQTVIPGVEQQFKFTMPTICRNPVCNNRRRFDLDINKSVFVDFQKVKIQETQAELPRGSIPRSVDVILRAEIVETVQAGDRYDFTGTLIVVPDVAVMSVPGAKAEIGSRHKSGDNVADGIRGLKSLGVRDLTYKMAFMACSVAPTNPRFFGGELPEEFLTAEMIKKQMTDAEWNKVYEMSRDKELYSNLVSSLFPSIYGNEQIKKGIILMLFGGVPKRTVEGTALRGDINCIIVGDPSTAKSQLLKQVAELCPRSVYTSGKASTAAGLTAAVVKDEESSDFVIEAGALLLADNGICCIDEFDKMDLHDQVAIHEAMEQQTISIAKAGVRASLNARTSILAAANPVGGRYDRTRSLQQNVTLSAPIMSRFDLFFVLLDECNELVDYAIAERIVQLHSNLEINIDRVYTQDEVLRYILFAKQFKPLITPEAKTLLVDCYNQLRQRDVQSTTKGTWRISVRQLESLIRLSEAMAKMECSDDVIKRHVEEAFSLLNKSIIRVEQPDINLDDQPDGPLTTIEEEPNEELVDDPEPIGSPSGNIPPSQQSAASEPKKKLTLSFEEYKRLTNSIVIFIRKEEEKQSAALEEAGGDATQELEGVRRGDVVNHYLESIGDQIETEQELCEKKALINKIIERLMHHDQILIPLTSPETDRDDEPVEGEDEEEAEERRKNNQLIVVHPMYCPDV; via the exons ATGGATGTTTCCGATGTACGTACCGGGTTCACGAAACACCGCGACGATGTGGGCatcaaatgtcaaaaattatttcaagatttCTTAGAAGA ATTCACCGAAGATGGCGAGAATAAATATGGGAAACCGATGGccgagttggaaaaaatggaacGAAACTGTCTGGAGGTGAGCTTCGACGATGTTGAAAGATATAATCAAAATCTAGCCACAACCATTATCGAGGAATACTATCG AGTATATCCGTATCTTTGCCAAGCCCTTGCTAATGTTGTAAAGGATAGAGCAAAAGAGAAACTGGACAAAGAATATTATGTCAGTTTGGTCGACGTACCCAGTCGGCATAAAGTTAGAGAACTGAAAAGTGTTAGAATCGGTACTCTTATTCGAATATCAGGTCAGGTTGTAAGGACTCATCCTGTTCATCCCGAACTAATCAGCGGCACCTTTATCTGCCTGGATTGCCAAACAGTTATTCCTGGAGTGGAGCAACAATTCAAA TTCACAATGCCAACAATTTGTCGTAATCCGGTGTGTAATAATCGACGTCGTTTCGATTTGGATATCAATAAGTCGGTGttcgttgattttcaaaaagttaaaaTACAAGAAACTCAAGCCGAGTTGCCTCGAGGATCCATCCCTAGAAg TGTCGATGTGATCTTACGAGCTGAAATTGTCGAAACTGTACAAGCCGGAGACCGTTACGATTTCACTGGCACGTTGATTGTTGTTCCTGACGTAGCTGTAATGTCAGTTCCAGGAGCTAAAGCTGAAATCGGCTCGCGTCACAAAAGCGGGGATAACGTTGCCGATGGAATTCGTGGATTGAAATCACTCGGTGTACGAGATCTCACTTATAAAATGGCATTTATGGCGTGCAGCGTCGCTCCTACGAACCCGAGA tttttcGGTGGTGAACTGCCTGAGGAATTTTTAACCGCTGAGATGATCAAGAAACAGATGACTGATGCCGAATGGAATAAGGTGTACGAAATGAGTCGAGATAAAGAGCTATATTCTAATTTAGTTAGCAGTTTGTTTCCGTCTATTTATGGAAATGAACAGATTAAAAAAG GTATTATTTTGATGTTATTCGGAGGCGTCCCAAAAAGAACTGTAGAAGGTACTGCCTTGAGAGGAGATATCAACTGTATCATCGTCGGCGATCCCAGTACAGCTAAATCACAACTACTCAAACAA GTCGCAGAACTTTGCCCCAGATCGGTATACACTTCTGGTAAAGCTTCGACCGCAGCTGGTCTAACTGCAGCTGTAGTGAAAGACGAAGAATCGTCTGATTTTGTCATCGAAGCCGGTGCTCTGCTATTGGCAGATAATGGAATATGTTGCATCGACGAATTCGATAAAATGGATCTTCACGATCAAGTAGCCATTCACGAAGCCATGGAACAACAAACTATCTCTATAGCTAAA GCTGGAGTACGAGCTTCGTTGAATGCCAGAACATCTATTTTAGCTGCTGCAAATCCAGTCGGTGGAAGGTACGATCGAACTAGATCATTGCAACAAAATGTTACCTTATCTGCGCCGATTATGTCtcgttttgatttatttttcgttttattggaTGAATGCAACGAA CTCGTTGATTACGCCATTGCGGAAAGAATCGTACAATTGCACAGTAATTTGGAAATAAATATCGATAGAGTTTATACTCAAGATGAAGTACTCCGATATATTTTATTCGCTAAACAATTCAAACCCCTCATCACACCG GAAGCCAAAACTTTATTAGTGGACTGTTATAATCAACTTCGTCAACGTGACGTCCAATCAACGACCAAAGGTACCTGGAGGATTTCAGTACGTCAGTTAGAATCACTGATCCGACTTTCCGAAGCTATGGCTAAAATGGAGTGCTCTGATGAT gtaattaaAAGACATGTCGAAGAAGCTTTCTCTCTGTTGAATAAATCTATCATTCGAGTGGAGCAGCCGGATATCAATCTAGATGACCAACCTGACGGTCCTCTTACTACAATCGAagaag AACCAAATGAAGAATTGGTCGATGATCCAGAACCGATCGGATCACCATCAGGAAATATTCCACCATCTCAGCAGTCTGCTGCCTCTGAACCGAAAAAGAAATTGACTCTGTCGTTTGAGGAATACAAGCGATTAACTAATtctattgttatttttattcgtaaaGAAGAAGAGAAGCAATCAGCAGCATTAGAAGAAG CTGGAGGAGATGCTACGCAAGAATTAGAAGGCGTTCGTAGAGGAGATGTTGTCAATCATTATTTAGAATCGATAGGCGACCAGATCGAAACCGAACAAGAGTTATGTGAGAAAAAAGCATTAATCAACAAAATCATCGAAAGACTTATGCATCAC